A single Brevundimonas sp. M20 DNA region contains:
- a CDS encoding HAD-IA family hydrolase, which translates to MTTRDLEGWTVAFDLDGTLVETHEDLVGTLNRMLVKHGLPEAPMESASELIGGGARALLQHGFERAGASWNEAHAPALFEAFLADYVEHIADHSKPFPGVVETLERLAARGAVLCVATNKRTDLSEILLEKLDLTRHFAAIVGPDKVSARKPSGAHLIEAVRMAGGDPARAIMVGDAAPDTGAARDAGLPCIVCTFGYSPIPPAELGGTVLIDRFDEIETALAAVTHNPAS; encoded by the coding sequence GACGCTGGTGGAGACCCACGAGGATTTGGTCGGCACCCTGAACCGCATGCTGGTGAAGCACGGCCTGCCCGAGGCGCCGATGGAAAGCGCGTCAGAGCTGATCGGCGGCGGCGCGCGAGCCCTGCTGCAGCACGGGTTCGAGCGGGCGGGCGCGAGCTGGAACGAGGCCCACGCCCCGGCCCTGTTCGAGGCGTTTCTGGCGGACTACGTCGAACACATCGCCGACCATTCCAAGCCGTTTCCGGGTGTCGTTGAGACGCTGGAGCGGCTGGCGGCGCGCGGCGCCGTCCTGTGCGTGGCGACGAACAAGCGGACGGACCTGTCTGAAATCCTTCTGGAAAAGCTCGACCTGACCCGGCATTTCGCGGCCATCGTCGGGCCGGACAAGGTCAGCGCCCGCAAGCCGTCGGGCGCGCATCTGATCGAGGCGGTGCGCATGGCCGGCGGCGATCCGGCGCGGGCGATCATGGTCGGGGATGCGGCCCCGGACACGGGCGCGGCGCGCGACGCGGGCCTGCCCTGCATCGTCTGCACCTTCGGCTACAGCCCGATCCCGCCCGCCGAACTGGGCGGCACGGTGCTGATCGACCGATTCGATGAAATCGAAACTGCTCTTGCCGCCGTGACCCACAATCCGGCTAGTTGA